The Phacochoerus africanus isolate WHEZ1 chromosome 9, ROS_Pafr_v1, whole genome shotgun sequence genomic sequence ttgTGAATTTGATCCCCTGCACGgtgggattaaggatcccacggtgctgcagctatggcataggtaagaactgtggctcggatttgatccctggcctgggaacttccatatgccaaggtgtgtTCTTGATAATTTTTCACCTTCACACCTTGTAAGTAATGATGTcacaatttttttggctgcacctgtagcatgtggatgTTTGATCCTCctgggccgaggatcaaacctgagcctcagcagcaacccaagcctctgcagagacaataccagatccttaacccactgacccacggCAGAAACTCCACAATTGTTTTTGGCcttgctcacagcatatggaagttcccaggtcagggactgaacccaagccacatcagtacaagccgctgcagtgacaatgctggatccttaacctgctgtggcacaagggaactccaaaatgtaactgtttaaaattttgttgttgttgttgaacttGGAAAAACACTACcaaccctctccctctctctccctctcttttttgtctttttagagctgtgcccgtggcatatggaagttcccaggctaggggagttgaagcagagctgcagctgctggcctacaccacagcaacaccagatctgagctgcgtctgtgacctacaccacagctcacagcaacactagatccttaacccagtgagtgaggccagggactgaacctgcatcctcatggatattaagtcagtttcattactgctgagccacaacaggaactcccctagattTCTTTAATATGTGTGGTGTAAGATTTTGGTGCATTTTCAAATTTGCAATAATGAATGTCATAAACTCTGAATTGCTGACATTAGGAGTATTGCTGAAAGCTGTATGTACTAGTTTgttagagctgccataacaaaataccacagactgggtggcttaaacagcggAAATTCTCTCACAGATTTGAGGCTAGAACCCTGAGAGCTGGATCAGCAGGGTTGATTTCATTCCAAAGTTCCTCTCTTTTGGCTTGTAGACTGCCATTTTCTCCCTaagtcttcacatggtctttcctaCCTGCATATCTGCATCCAAATTTCTTATTATAAGGACAGCAGTCATTGAATTAGGACTCACCCTtaaagacctcattttaattaCCTTATAGACCTTATCTCTAAATACAGTTACATTCCAAGGTACTGGGAGTTACAACTTTAACATAAGAATTTCaaggggacacagttcagcccataacactACACTTAATATTTAACTATTCACAGAAGTAACTGCAAACCACAGATGCATACCTCCTAAACCCAAACTAAATACATCCCCAACTCAACACTGTTAGTCAATCCCAAAATGCCCATGGCTTCTCCACTGCCACTGTATAAAAGGAGAAGTATGATGGAGGGGAAGTCAGAAAGGAAAGAGACATCAATATTGACCAACTGcggtttaaattatttttttctcaaattctacAAAAACCTATGACTATATTAACACATTATTAGGACTCTTTCAGTGCTTTGGAAGAGTGCAAGGGAGAGCCCTTAAGTTCCTCTAGCTTTCTCAGCTATTGGGTAAATTATGTGTTTGATCAGCCCTGCTAATCTTACTGAACCCTGCAAAAGGGAGAGGGTGTTTTCACCAAAGGTTGAGGATGACCTGGTAAATCCAAATTCTGCAGCCCTAGTCCTTAGACTAGGCAGATTATTGTCTTGCAAAAGGTGGGACCCTCCCTTCTCTGATAATGTCAGTCTGGAccacttcctctcttcccctcccccatcccaatcTACTCCATCTTCTAAAGTGTTAGGATGAAACCCACACAAAAGAGGGAGGCTTTAGTCTGCTCTCCAGAACTGCCAGAggactttcttctcctttccttggATTCTTCCTCTCCTAAATCTGTCTTCAGTTCTGTTCCCTACTCCTAACTTGGGAATGAGTATCCTTCTGAGACAAGAAAGGTGGCTGAGTTGTCTACCCTTCGTAATTTGCAGCCCATGACCAGTGATGTCCAGAGTGACTGACTGAAACCTCCAGGGGCAACCACTAAATTCTTATAGTGCTAGCCGGGCTTTCCAGACAAACAAGCTCATTGTTTGGATTATAAGCGAATGAACTGACAATTGCGAGCAGCCACTGCctgaaatatttcacttttcccttctttcattACATACAAACCACTGGGATATTGTAATAAGTCATGATTTAAGAGAAGATCTGTATATGCCACAGCCCTGGCTTAATCCTAAGAGATTAAAAGTTTCTAATTCTAAAACTGAGAATATTGTTTCTGTTGCTTACTCCTATGATGTTTTTGTGGGATACTAGCTTAAAGGACACAGCTTTTAGGAGCTGAGACTGTTACTAAATGTgctgagggggagaggagaggagtggGCAAACGCAAGGCACGCAAAAGAAAATAGGGTTCTGAGCTGAAGCACAGATATATTTCTGATGCTTTGCAATCCTAAAAGAGCTCTAGACCTTAGTGTGGAGTGATGAAGAATCAGAAGTAGCAGTTATGATGGTTGAATTTTAGGGGGTACACGAGAAGGGGTGAAGTCTGTGGAATACAGAAGAGTCACTTCTGAAAGTACTGTTcccatatatgtataactgggtcactttgctgtacagcagaaattgacagaacattgtaaattgactacaataagaaagaaaaaaaaaaaaaagtactgttccCAAGTTTTAGTCAGAAGACTGAGAATCCTGACTATACAAATTTATGTCCCAGAATTGTGGTGTGGAATACTGTTTTAGTGTAAACCCTTTCTTGACAGCAAAACCCACGGTCCCAAATATGAGTTACAGCTCCAGGTCCTCTTTACTATGGCAGAAAGGGGGGCCTGGGGAGGTGTGGTGTCCTAACAAGGTGACCCCTCCAGCACTTCCTCTTTGAGAACATCCGTCTGGTGACAACTGAACCCGGGAAGCGGCCCAAGGTGCCAGGCTGCTAGGATCCTTGTCTTTCGGGGTGGCCAAGACATTCTATACAAGTTCCCGGTTGCTCTACGCGTTTACAGTGACGCCGCCGACGGCAGCTGGGAACGCGCGCCTCCTTGTGTGAGCTGGGAAAGGAATACTGAAAAAGTCTTCCTTCCGGAGGAAACAAATGAGGAGTAGTTTGTAGGCGGTCTGGACAGTTCAGCAAACTGCTGTGAATTCCTTGGGGAATTCCAGCAGGAGCAGGGCCCTGCGGACTCCAAAGATCCGGTGCCCAcaaggtgggggggcgggggggggaccgGGGCGGAGTACCATTCACGGCACCCTAGCGGCGGGGGGACATCTTCCCTGTCCCACGCACCCAATAGTCACCCCGGCTGAGGCACAACGCAGCCAATAGCGGACTTCAACAGAGACCCACGCTGCCAATGGCCGGCTCAGCCCCTTCCGCCGGGGCCCGCCTCCTTGAGCCCACCAATCAGGACTCTGGCCACCTTGGCACCGCCCCTGGAGCCCGCCCCACCCATCCGCCCCGCCTCCAACTCgctggagctgggctgggcttgACCGGCGCGCTctcgggggcgggaggggggcaaGTCCCGGTCCCGGCCCTCGGCGCGGGTGGGCTCGGAGCAGGCCGCACCGGGCAGCAACCCTGTTCTCACCCCGGAGGCCCCCTGCcctttctccccctttccccccgGCCCATGGTGCGAGGCTGGGAGCCGCCGCCCGGGCCGGACAGCGGTGAGTGATCCCCAGCCCTTTCGACTTCCCCTCCCAGACCGTGTACGATCTCCGACCTCTGGAGTTCCATCCCCGCGCTAGGGGGAGGAAAATTCTGGGTTCGAAGTTGCCCggttctctctcctttctcctctggaCTTTTCGGTTCCCTGTTGTAACTGGGGGAGGGTGAGTGGGTGTgtagggaggaggggaaagcagGGTTGGGACGCCCTCGGAAAGGGGAGAATAAAGATTCGCCTGCTCTCTGGGGCTCATCGCCCCAAGTGCAGCAACTTTTTGTTCTCTGACCCAGTTCGGAGCCTTCTAGACTGCCTGTGAAATGGAGGATAGGAGAAACGTTTCCTTCCCaaggcctcccctcctcccctccacgaCTACCTCCTGGCgacctcaacacacacacagaaacctgGCCTTATTCCTGGGGAGCAGTGGCCTTTGGGAATGAAAGGTTTAAGAGAAACTACTCCTTCTGACCCCTTTACCCAGCCATACTCAGAAAATCAACCAGTAGAGtgagaacctgagtcctcagaggTTCCTGGTGTTGCGTCCTAATCTGAGACTTCTGAACCGAAAGACTCAAGCTGAGACCTATTTGGTAATGTGGGCCCAGATGAGATCTTTTATCATATGACCCCCCTTCTCACCATACCTTTGAAGCGCTTTTTATGGTTAAGATAGGTAGGTGGCagtaattgaaaacaaaaaagccagttgggaatttttaaatgatgcataCACATCTTAAGCATTGTCATTAAAAGTACATTCATTTcaccaatctcttgggttagtgTCCAGGCGTTTTCTTTGTGTACATTCTGCTGACTGGCGGTCCCAGTTGCCTTTCTAGTATAAACTACATAAGCAAATCTCAAATCTGGCTGCACCCTGAGAACTTTTTAAAACTACTTATGCCTGGGCCCTAGTCCAGGCTAATTAAGTCAGAGTGAGGAGGTGAATGCTCTGGTTTCAGTTTTCCAGGTAATTCTAATGTGCAGTCTGAGACAGGTGTCGTTTCTTTATAGTGAAGTGGAAatttaaacacaaatttaaaaactttaaatctgAATGGAATACCTCTTGAGATTTTTAAGTCCCCTGCCCCTTCCATTCTTTTACAGTTGTCTTGCCTACtctcaagttttttaaaatgtacactcCTTTGTATTACGTCTTTTGAAAGCATGTGACTGTTTTCATAGGAACAATTCTTAACGTACTAATTTTTTCATAGGTTTATGTGATGTTGAATttatataaacacagaaaaacaatGGGCCTAAGCAGGCTTGGAATATCACACACCATGCCTGAGGACACAGAACGACTGAAGGAAGCAGGTGATTTTGGCACACTGAAAATTAGCCTACCAGCCTCTAGTTTCCAGTGCCCTGTGGGTGTGGATTACCATGTAATCCAGTGAGGGTCTGTTAAGTCAGGCTCCTGGCCCAGTTGAACATCCCTGGCTGCCACTCTTTCCAACTAATATCACCAATACCTAATCCCTTCAAGGCTAATTCAGATTCTCTTGAGGCTTCCATCCACTCTTTTGATTCATTCATAAAAAGTTGTTTCTTCTTTAAGCAATTACCACACATTGCCTTTATTTGTTAAATCGGGAGGACATAAGGCAGAGTTTCTTAACCTGGGCTTGTGGGCACTCAGTGAACCCCCTGagattatactatatataatatgtaagtgTGAATGTTTATTGGTGGGGGGGTATAAGTCATAACTTTCTGAGGGTCtataatttctgattttcaaaGAGTTCCTTGATCCAAAAACTTAAGAAGCACATGAATATCACTAAAAGCCCCTTAAGGTCCTGAAAACTCTCACCAAAACacatttcattcaaaaacatactTCAGTTCTCTGAGTAAACATTTAGGGAATTTAGCAGGATCATATCTGTTCTCTTATTTGAATGATCTCTTGCTTTAAGCACAAGTCTAGGCtcaagttcaatttttttttttcctttttgtctgggccagggatcagatcccagctgcagtttgTTATCTGAACCgcagtttgcgacctacactgcagctgcaatgctggatcctttaacccactgtgccaggctggggactgaatcttgGTCCTAGTGCTACAGAAtattgatcccattgtgccacagcaggaactcctaggctcaAGTTCTGAAGACCTCCTTTCTCTAGGATTATTGTGAACATCAACATCGGAAGTTTAAGGCAACCCATTTTTTTCTGCCATCTGCCCAGGGGTATGGAAAGCCCAAAGGGAAATAAGAGTGTTATCTTGACTCTGTATTTATTGATGACTTTAAGTAGCAGTGGGACATATGTGGCAATTTTTGGGGGGCATTTTTAATAAGGATGCAAACTTAATAGTAATTCAGAATTGATAATACCACCACTGACATGGACACCTCTACCCAGAGGATTATTTCTCTAGCTCTGATTCCCTTTTTTCCTACCTTCTCCAAAGGAGGTACAAGGACACAAGACACTGTAGTGTCTTCACTGTGGTTGTGATTACTGTAGAATCTACCCTTCTTGTTGGAGTTCTCATAAGCCACTCCCTGGTTTCTTCTTATTTCAAAGCCAGATTCTTGTAGGGAGTTGCCAGCTATACAGCTGTGCCTTGATTTAAGCCACCATTCTGCATCAGGAAATCTACAACTGTGTTTTGTGCAGTTGGAAAACTGTGGATATATGCAGTGTAACAAATAGGGCCTTAGTGTCATACTGAACTATCAAACTGATGCCATGAGAATATGAAGGATAGCAGACCacatgaataaaagcaaaaacttaaGTTTTTTGTTTCATAAGCTGTGCCTGCCTTATTTCTCATCTGGCAGTCTTCTCACACTGGACTGCTTTATTCCTTATGCCACCTTTTCCTCATATCTGAAGTGTTACTATTGCCTTGAAGAAAAGGACACAGATAATGTTACGTGGATGTCAAGTATTGGATCATATTCTCCAGTTTAGATTTGATGGTGTTCCTGGTCGGCCACAGTTTCTGAATggtgatttaggagttcccttcatggctcagcggttaacaaaaccagctgggatccatgaggatgtgtgttcaatccctggtctcactcagtgggttaagaatctggcattgctatgagctgtggtgtaggtcgaagacccggctcagatcccatgtggctgtggcgtaggcaggcagctgtagctccgattcgacccctggcctgggaacttccatatgccacaggtgcagccctaaaaaacaaaaataaataaatgaataaataaatggtggtTTAGTGCCTGGCCTTGCAATGAATTCCTCACAGCTGAGCCTGGGATGAACCCGAAGGATAAAGGCAGAGCCACCACACTGGCAATTCACCTAGCAATCGAAAAGGATTTATATCTAAATTATGGATTCAGTTCTGAAGCAGTGATTTGGATATTTCCTTAAAGCTGCAAAGTCCTTTTTGGAATTATATCCAACTCTGCAAATACAAAAAGTACAAAATCCGAGCTACCTTGGTTTTCTCTACTACTCATTAGAATTAAGACTGCAATAGCAGTAATTTTAAAGGAGTCTTTGCCTCACTTCCCCTGTTGTCTAGGAGTAGTACCTTATATCAGAATCACATGAGGCTAAAGCAACTGATAAAAGCTGTTATTTATTGAGCCTTTACTTTGGTCCAGGCATAATGCCaggtgtattttttatttagtcaTAAACTTGCAAAGTAGATGCTGTTAGGACCTCTCTTTATTCTAATGGGAAACTGAGAGCCCTCTAGCAAGTGGTTAAGCTGTGATTCACCTCAAATCTGCCTCACCCTAGACCTCTACCTCTAACAGGTTTAGGTCCCACCTGTATAAGACAGCTAGCACATGATAGGTGCTTTGTAAAAATACGTAACTTTACATACACTCAACACTGTCTCTATtttttgggggaggtggggggtgtaccagtggcatgtggaagttcctaggctagtggtggaacctgtgccacagcagtgataccaggtccttaacccactgagcctccagggaattcCTTATCTCCGGTCTTCACACATGAGGAAACTTAGGCTCCTATAAATTCAGTGGcttttgcccaagatcacatggcTGGTGGAAGAATTGGGATTCAAACTGCAGGTTGACCTTAATCATATTTTTAGCCACAATGCCATGCTACCTCCATTTAGCCTCTTAAGGTTCTCTTCAAGCTGTAGTGCCTTTAGGGTTTGCATGACCTTCAATTTGTTAAGATTTGCTTGTTGAAAGAGGATAGTGACACACATTAGAAtgcttccaaattttttttgaTCATCATATAAAATCCCTCATACTGCTCTATCTGTAACTTTTCtggacttgagatttttcttagtTCATCATGTAACATTTACATAGGAATCCTGTCCTATCCTTAACATATCAGAAGTAATACTTATAAACTCAGATGAGATTCCTCTAAAAGTAAAGATGTGTTAAAGTTGCTAATACCCACATATGGGATCAGGGTTAAAATTTGGTCAATAGAATTATTCTGGGAAATAACTTGAGCAGGTATTCCAGGAATGAAGCAGTCAGAGGCTTACCCTGCAGTCCCCATACCCATGACGACCCTAGGAGCCCTGGTGCTGCTGGGTAGCTTGGTTATAATTTATATTAAGTCTGCCCACCTGGACTGAAGAGATAAGAGGCTGCAGGCCTCCCACCCTGTGTGGAAGGGGCTGTCAAGGTctgagggagctctctgggctccctagagagagagagacacagcaGCTCGAAGAGAcaaaggctggggggaggggaataaACCTTTGTTCCCAGGATGATGACTTGCAGAAGGAAACATTCCCCTCTCTTTACCTTCCCTGGACCAAAACCTGGGGAGAGTAAGCCCCATTTATCTCAGATACTTGGCCTATCTCACCCTactgattgaaaaaaataaagggtttAAAAGTACTATCAATCCCCACTGTACCcccaagaagggaaagaaaagggggcTGTTCTGCAGAGAACAGAGCTGTCCCACCTTCTAGATTTTCACATGTTGTATTCCCAACCTTTCCACATTCTAGAGGTAATCTATAGAGATGACTACTTTTTTTTCTGGGCCAAACCtgcaacatagggaagttcccagtctagaggtcgaatcagagctgcagctgccggcctacgccacagccacagcaacatcagatctgagccaaatctgcaacctgcactggatatggtaacactggatccttaacccattgagcgaggccagggatcgagcccgtatcctcatggatactggtcaggttcttgaCCTGTGGAGCCACAAAGGTAATTCCAGAGATAACTAGAGATAATCTGTTAGGAGCTAAAGTGTTCTGAGATTACACCTCTTGTTTTCATTCTGAGTCCTCAATTTGTCACACTGGTTCCATGAACTTAGAGGATGAAGTGAACTGAATTGGAATGATAAAGGCTATAAGGATGTTTTCCTTCTTAACCTCTAAAGACAGATTTTTCTCCCTGGTAACAACACTTGATAGTCTTGTGACTTGGGATAATTTAATTTCTAtggactttggggtttttttgtataGCAGGAATTATGGCAGGCTCTGATGACTCAGaagtttatgaaaattaaatgagaaattgtTAAGCACTTTAAAAGCAATCCAACACAGTACACCTAGAAAGTTGATTGTTTTGGACTCCAAACATTTTGTTTGGTAGACAGTGAGCAATGGGCTGAAAGAGGAGCCCCAGTGATTGAGCTGTTTCTCTTCTTATTACAGCTATCTCTGAAGGGCACAAGTCAGAAAGCACCATGCCTCCTAATAAAGAGGCCAGCAGTCTTAATAGCTCCCCTGCGGGGCTCATCTGTCTCCCTCCAATTTCTGAGGAGCTACAGCTTGTGTGGACCCAAGCAGCCCAGACCAGTGAGCTGGATGGCAATGAACACTTGCTACAAACCTTCAGCTACTTTCCCTATCCCAGTTTAGCAGACATTGCCCTTCTCTGCCTACGCTATGGGCTGCAGATGGAGAAAGTCAAGACTTGGTTCATGGCCCAGCGCCTCCGCTGTGGCATTAGCTGGTCATCCGAAGAAATAGAAGAGACTCGAGCCCGTGTGGTCTACCATCGGGACCAACTCCACTTCAAATCCCTTCTCTCTTTCACTCATCATGCAGGGCGGCCCCCAGAGGAGGTGCCTCCTTCTCCGATGCCACCTCCAGAACAAGTGGGTCTTGGAATAGTGCCCCTGACTCTTAGCGAGCCCACCCAGAAGAAAGGATTGAAGATAGAGCCTGAGGAGTCCTCAGAGCCACTGAGTCACCAGAAAGCAAAAGAGCCCCTGTTGGTACCTGGCACTGGGACATTCCCCCACCAATCAAACTTTTGGCAGGATCTTCAGAGCAGTGGCTTCTCTaaagggcaggcaggcagggatcCCGACCAGTCCCACGGCCTAGGTACTGCTTCCTGGAACCACTCCACAGCTGTCCACCAGCCCCGAGCTCGGGATAAGCCCCCGCCCATCTCATTACTTGCCAGTAGTTGCAAGAAGGAGTCCACATCTAATGTGACTCCTCCTTCCTctacctcttcttcctctttccaggTACTGGCTAATGGAGCTACTGCCACCTCTAAACCCCTCCAGCCACTGGGCTGTATCCCACAGCCACCATCACCCAAGGAACAGGCACTACCCCCACATCTGGAGCCAGCCTGGCCCCAGGGGCTAAGGCATAACTCAGCACCAGGGAGGGTTGGCCCTGCAGAGTACCTTTCCCCAGATATGCAGCGCCAGCGAAAGACCAAGCGCAAAACCAAAGAGCAGCTGGCTATCCTCAAATCATTTTTCCTACAGTGCCAATGGGCACGGCGTGAGGATTACCATAAATTAGAGCAGATCACTGGTTTACCTCGGCCTGAGATTATTCAGTGGTTTGGTGACACACGCTATGCCTTGAAGCATGGGCAACTAAAATGGTTTCGGGACAACGCAGTACCTGGGGCCCCTAGCTTccaggatccagcaattcccacACCACCACCTTCAACCCGCTCCTTGAATGACTGGGCTGAGACACCACCTCTGCcgaatcccccacccccaccggatATACGACCCCTGGAGAGGTACTGGTCAACCCACCAACAGCTACGGCAGAGCGATATCCCTCAACTGAGTCAGGCATCGAGGCTGAGCACCCAGCAGGTATTGGATTGGTTTGACTCTCGATTACCTGAGCCAGCTGAAGTGGTGGTTTGTCtagatgaagaggaggaagaggaggaggaagaactgCCAGAAGACGGtgaggatgaagaggaggaggaggaggaggaagatgatgatgatgacgatgatgtgATCATCCAGGACtgagtggggggtgaggggaggtctGTTACTAAAAGATGAACCAACTTAGTAACTGTTTAAACaaagaaaccacatttttttataattaccTTGTGGCAAAGAACTGAAAAGCTTTGTGTTCTTGAGGGTCGGGACCGGGGGATGTAGTGAGGGCAGACCAGGAAGGATGACCAAGGCACAAAGTGAGGTGGGGATTGGATGGGCAGGAATCCAGGCCTGCAGCCTCAATGAAGAGAGTGCCAAGGGTCTGGTCCAAATGATGGGGCCGGAAAAGGCTCTTGCTCTCCTCACAGATCTGCCATACTTTTCCCTTACTGTACTACAGAGAGGCCAGGCTTTGGCCCATGTCTATGGGGGAAGGCAAAGGAGGAGTAAAGAATTTTGATTCACTGATGATTCCAGTACATCCCCCAGTCCCACCATTTTCCCTGGAACATAAAGCTGCCTTGCACCCCTTCTTTTCTCTCCAAGCACAGGTCCTTGCATAATGCAGCTAAGAATCTCATGTCCCCATCAGTCACAAATATTTCCTCTCCCTCATATCAGCTTGACTTTATATGTTTTCCTGCTGTTTTTATCGAGTCACACAGGGAgcagaatgttttcatttctgatgcTGGGACCACTATGCCTTGTACCTTTTTATCTTTCCAGAATCCCCATTCTGTTTATTATTTGTCTCAGGGTAAATCTTCCCCCCAGAGCTTGTGAAAAAGTTTAATAATTGGGTGGAGAATAATTTAGACTGGATATTTATTGGAGGTGGGATTTAGGCGagatgtccttttaaaaatgaattagattACAGAGGGATAAGAGGAGAGGGAATGGTTTCTACTGTTTGGAAGGACGGTGAAGGTAGGTACCAGGTTTGGTTTTACAAACCTGACACTCCCTCCTGCCTAGCTTGACAGAGActgattttttatctttttcatgttAGTTTAATTTGTGTCCAGAGAAGAGACTTTTCCCTCTCTTGATAGGATCTGTCTTGGGGACAGAGGGACCATGGTCTTTAACTGAATTAATTGATGTTTTAGAATGGTTTTCATCAGATGGGGTCACCTATAACAAtatcagtgggttaaccatctagAAATAAAAGGTTGGAAGCCCCCAATTacta encodes the following:
- the HOMEZ gene encoding homeobox and leucine zipper protein Homez isoform X2 codes for the protein MVRGWEPPPGPDSAISEGHKSESTMPPNKEASSLNSSPAGLICLPPISEELQLVWTQAAQTSELDGNEHLLQTFSYFPYPSLADIALLCLRYGLQMEKVKTWFMAQRLRCGISWSSEEIEETRARVVYHRDQLHFKSLLSFTHHAGRPPEEVPPSPMPPPEQVGLGIVPLTLSEPTQKKGLKIEPEESSEPLSHQKAKEPLLVPGTGTFPHQSNFWQDLQSSGFSKGQAGRDPDQSHGLGTASWNHSTAVHQPRARDKPPPISLLASSCKKESTSNVTPPSSTSSSSFQVLANGATATSKPLQPLGCIPQPPSPKEQALPPHLEPAWPQGLRHNSAPGRVGPAEYLSPDMQRQRKTKRKTKEQLAILKSFFLQCQWARREDYHKLEQITGLPRPEIIQWFGDTRYALKHGQLKWFRDNAVPGAPSFQDPAIPTPPPSTRSLNDWAETPPLPNPPPPPDIRPLERYWSTHQQLRQSDIPQLSQASRLSTQQVLDWFDSRLPEPAEVVVCLDEEEEEEEEELPEDGEDEEEEEEEEDDDDDDDVIIQD
- the HOMEZ gene encoding homeobox and leucine zipper protein Homez isoform X1 produces the protein MLNLYKHRKTMGLSRLGISHTMPEDTERLKEAAISEGHKSESTMPPNKEASSLNSSPAGLICLPPISEELQLVWTQAAQTSELDGNEHLLQTFSYFPYPSLADIALLCLRYGLQMEKVKTWFMAQRLRCGISWSSEEIEETRARVVYHRDQLHFKSLLSFTHHAGRPPEEVPPSPMPPPEQVGLGIVPLTLSEPTQKKGLKIEPEESSEPLSHQKAKEPLLVPGTGTFPHQSNFWQDLQSSGFSKGQAGRDPDQSHGLGTASWNHSTAVHQPRARDKPPPISLLASSCKKESTSNVTPPSSTSSSSFQVLANGATATSKPLQPLGCIPQPPSPKEQALPPHLEPAWPQGLRHNSAPGRVGPAEYLSPDMQRQRKTKRKTKEQLAILKSFFLQCQWARREDYHKLEQITGLPRPEIIQWFGDTRYALKHGQLKWFRDNAVPGAPSFQDPAIPTPPPSTRSLNDWAETPPLPNPPPPPDIRPLERYWSTHQQLRQSDIPQLSQASRLSTQQVLDWFDSRLPEPAEVVVCLDEEEEEEEEELPEDGEDEEEEEEEEDDDDDDDVIIQD